A stretch of DNA from Enoplosus armatus isolate fEnoArm2 chromosome 15, fEnoArm2.hap1, whole genome shotgun sequence:
aaaatgtcacaaaatagcGGACATTTTATATAAATTCCCAGGGGCCATAGTGacacagtccaaaacccaaagatattcaatttacaataatataaaacagacaaaatcagcaaattctcacatttcagaagctggaacccaTGGTCAAAATAGATTATCAACTTATCAATACTAGTGGCAAAATTTAAGGGTGCAAATCAACACGTTTCTTGAGCTTACTGTGTATGCAGAGACAGCAACATTttcagaatgtaaacaaacaatttgGAAACCTCTATCATATGGTGGGAATGGTAGGAACttcagtttatttgtttttctcaaaagTGAAATTACAACATTACATTTCTGCTATGTCATCACTTATTGTCATGGGATTTGGATGAACAACCTTAAAAGAAAGTGATCCTGTCAATAAACAAATTGTACAGCAAATTGTCTGGcctgtattttgtgtattttatccATTCAAATATATAGTAGTGTTATGCAGTTGTTTTCTCGTGAGAGCATGTAAAGATGGGTTGTTTGCATGCTTGAGAGAATAAAGCTTGCAAATCTTTCAGCAGGCGCACAGCCGACTGTGTCCCTCCCTCAGCTCGGGGGAGGAGCCTGTGATCACACCTTCCACCTTCAACCTGCAACCTGTGCGAGTGGGTGTGGCCCGATACTGTGCAGGTTTGATGACACACATAACGCCACAGAGCCGGTTGCCTCCTTTCCAGAGAGAGGATAGTCATGGGGAAGACAGGTGGAAGGGACGACTTTGAATGGGTCTACAATGACCAGCCGCACACttcaagaagaaaagaaattctGGGTAAGAAACtcaagaaaatgacaaacttgGTCAACGCTGTGAAATCTGCTGAGCTAAATGTCTGGTTAGGTTGTGTATTGAGTTaaagttttttgtgttttttctgaccACAACCCACTTATAAAATCGTAGCCGGTTAGACCTGTTTACTAGCTGTTGCTTAACGAGGCTATCAGTCCACAATGGATGCAATGTAGAAACTGACATGCCACTAAAGataaacagtttaaaataaTCTCCTTACATATTGATTGAAGTTACATAATCTTTTTTAAGTACACGtgcaaatattattttaaactctttttaagGTAAAGATATGAATTACTTTGTTATTCAGCTCACGTGGATGTCAAAGATAAAAGTGCAGTATAATTtccattaaaatattttaaagcatattacattacatttttttatgaCATTGTGTGAGCAAAAGTCACTTCTTTTTAGATAGAGGAAGTGTACTTATCAGCAGCAAAGACAGTAAATAAACTCAGTCACCCATCAGAGCAAAAGGCGTGATGTTAAAGTGTAGATAGCTGTTTCAGTCTCACTCGTGACTTTTAAACACCAgaagattttgttttgcttgaaaatCTCACGGATGGCTATAACCCATTCTCTTTTGTGTAAACCAATCTGCCcgtttgtcttctttttctctggaCCTGTGAGACAATAACAGTATATTGATAGCAGGTGCAACTGACAATGCCTCTGGGCCTGCTAGGTAACAAGACACATTCCTTGCTTCATGACAGACATTGATGCAATGCATGAAGTGAGAAGAACAGCTTTGTGAGAGTCAGGGGATCTCTGAAACAATCATTCAACACACCGCTTTATACCACATATTGTGTTTAGTTGATTAATGCAAGAGAATATTTGTCTTAACTGTATGCTCCTTCTTATTTTCTTTAAGGATATCAAATCTGTATTAAGAACAGTCATCTTTTGTAATCATGTAATTAAATTTAAAACCATTTAGATGAACAAGATCTAAACCTGTTGATGTATATTTGATCACGGCTTTGTCCAGCAGTCGCTTGGTTGCAGGTGATGGTTTGTTTGACATGACTGAGCCttgaattattaaaatgtttggttttaattgtcCTCTGCTGTGCCCTGATGGGAGAGGCCGAGGGATCTGAGTGTCAAAGGTTGTTCCTTTTTACATGATTGTGCgcaatgtttttattcacaAGTGGTTTTGTGAATTGAATGGCTACTTGTTTGGCATGTCTGCACCCCGCAGGTTTTGGCTGGACTTGCCATTAACTTTATATCATCGTGGGAAGAACATCAACACCTGCCATAACACTAGCTTGTGAGGTTGCACAGATGATTAACGGTCGTGATGCTGCCTCATGGTTGATAgtttttagaaattaaaagGTTTAGCTCTGAACAATGCATGGTTTAGTTGTGGCTTTCACTTGTAGTGAGCAGTTGAATCTGAAATCCTTTTTCATGAAGTTGAAATCCAGTGACTGCTCCACAATATGTTCTGCCAGGTGGAATTAAGCAGTTTAAACAGTTTCTTTTATGACGCTTGGTTATTGATTTAACTTCATGCCCTCTGGGTGGGCTGTACAGCCCAGAAAGGTGGTTATAAATAACTTGAGCAAATGACACATTGGAGGTGAGTTTAAGTCACACTGTACAGTAGATTAAAAAGGAATATGTTCTATGTTGGAGCTGTATCTTGATAAattattgctttaaaatgaGTGGTCTTAGGGGGGCAGTTGGGAATTCCTCTTGGCTAAATATTAACTGAATAAAGAGGTCAGTAAAGGGGAGACCTGCATGCAACAGAATTGCCACTGAAACCAGGCTCTGGTGTTTTTGACctataatatatttgcattacACGTGAGCTGAAAGTAAAGAAGCAGGCCAGATTTGCATGAGCCATCAGCCTTAACCCCTGCCATCCTGAATGTTGGATGATAGGACGAAACCCCTCCTGGTTTATTTGCGCTACATGTCTTTAACATTAGTGGGCTGGAAGGTGTGGCTAGTGCAACGAATCAGACCCTGTGTGTCCTAAGAGGTACATTGATGCTAACCTAGCTGTTTTTCAACCACTCCCTCGTATCTTCCTGTCCCTCAGCAAAACAACACCTCTGccaattaaaaatgacatttgtcaGCAGGCTCTTCCCAGGAGAAGGGCTCGATTGTGTTCTTTGGGATACACAGTGTCGTGACAAAGTATTACACAGTGATGAGTTTAGACCAaacctttgaaaatgaaaaaggagtCCTGCTGGATTTATGACAGATATTTTACTTTCtacataatatttaaaaaaaatgaaattaatctATTaccttttctccccctctccacTACTTCCACTAAGCCACTATTTCCTTTTCCCCATTTGGTTCCCTTTACTGTCTTCCACTTTTCTCCTTAACCTTTAACCCTCTTCTGCTATCCTTTCTTTCCTACACTtctcatacattttttttgtgcactTCTCTCCTCAGCTAAATATCCAGAGATCAAGTCTCTGATGGGTCCGGACCCCCAGCTGAAGTGGGTGGTATCAGGCATGGTCTTAACCCAGCTCTTGGCCTGCTACCTTGTCCGCGACCTCTCCTGGAAATGGATCTTATTCTGGGCTTACGCCTTCGGAGGTTGCATCAACCACTCCCTGACTCTGGCTATCCACGACATCTCTCACAACGTGGCCTTTGGCAACAAGCTGGCGAAGTGGAATCGTTGGTTTGCCATGTGGGCCAACCTGCCCATCGGGTTGCCTTACTCTGCTTCCTTTAAGAAGTACCACATCGACCACCATCGCTATCTGGGTGGCGACCAGCTGGATGTGGACATCCCTACAGACATTGAGGGGTGGTTCTTCTGCACCCCGGCCAGAAAGGTGCTCTGGCTCTTCCTCCAGCCCTTCTTCTATGCCCTTCGCCCGTTGGTGGTCAATCCTAAACCAGTGTGTCAGCTGGAGATCCTGAACGCAGTTGTCCAACTCACAGTAGACTTAATTATCTACTATGTATGGGGGCTGAAGCCCATTGTTTACCTCATTGCAGGTTCCATCCTGTGTATGGGACTGCATCCTATCTCTGGACACTTCATAGCTGAGCATTACATGTTCCTGAAGGGACACGAGACATATTCTTACTATGGATCACTGAACTGGATTACCTTCAATGTCGGGTATCACATGGAGCATCACGACTTCCCGAGCATACCTGGCAGTAAACTACCTCAGGTGAGATTGGGCTACTGTGATAAATCATGATTAAATGTGCAACAGGTAAACTCTGGAGTCATTTCTTCAGAGACTATTATTAGTTGAGAGAATGAGGACGGTTGTAACACTTGCATCACCACCGGGTGTGGGCAGATAAGACGGCCCTCCCCTATCATTCAGATTCTTAACAAAAAGGTATCGGCAAATGCCTCACGtctcacatttttttctatGAACTGCAAATATTTATCAGATGAAAGGCTGGGCTTTGTAGCTGATTAACCGCTGCCTCTTTAGCACCACAAGAGCATGAAGAGATTCAGAGTGAGAAACCTACCTGACAACTGCTTTAGTTAAACAGTTTGTTTGAAAATTATTTCGTTTAAGACCTAGTTTTTGTTCTTAACAGAGGGAATATTACTTTTTTAGATTAGAATACTCTATTTTTGAATTATCAAGTGATACATTTTCAGGATTTTTTCACGTTggaatagaaataaaatgtcattctgTACTTCAGACTGTTCCTGGTGGTATTTCTTACACAGAATGTGTAAAGGCCTTCATGAGAAGAAACggtgcagtgtgttttcttgttgaaCAAAGCAGTGAAATACTTGCTTCTATCAGCATTCATGTTGGTATCTGATTGTCCTTGTCAAATAAGGTGTCATTAGTCCCTGAGGTGCTCCTGACATATATCTGACATACAATTTAcgttcttgtttttattttctaagcTTTCATTCTCACTCttgatgtttttctcattgGCAGGTCAAGCAAATCGCAGCAGAGTATTACGACTCCCTGCCTCAACACACTTCCTGGTCCCGGGTATTATGGGACTTTGTGTTCGACGACAGCATCGGCCCGTATGCCAGAATCAAACGGGAGTACAAGCTAAACAAGAAGGAATAGATCTGTGACTGATTACGTTTCCCGTTAAACAGGAATGTGAATTTCAGTTGTTAGAAATCTATGGACCTCGATGAAATATCATTCTGTTCTCcagttaaaatgtttgtttttttccatgtaGTGTGGTTATCACTGTATGTAAAATTTCTAACAAGTTCTCATCTTAAATCCATCCTGTACTTCAGTTGCTCTTGGATGAGTTAATGTGCACATTTCAGTTGCATACATACGCAGTTCGTGGAAATGGGGAGAGAATTCACTTACAGCAAGTTTCTCTACCCCATTATTTTTTCAAGCTTCTACTCCTGCTATAAACAGATTATTTGTCATGATACAGTGACGGCAAGAAggacaaaatgatgatgaagtgcTAATATTTCCTTATCTGCAATTGGagacaacaaataataatattcaacagggaaaaaaattactttttttgtaaaaaagtTTTATAGGATAAAAATCGCATACATTCTCATGAGGTTTCAGAGATGTCACTCGCTCTGTGGTCTCCTTTTCCTGTCAATAAGCGTTACGTCAGGCTTCGTAAGAATTTCTAAATGTGAGGATCGAGGCTCACAAAGCCTCTCAGATCACCTAAAACAATTTCGCATCTATCATGCAGAATAGTGCTGAGTTGGAAAATGAGCATTGAAACTTACCTCTCAGTAAGAGTAGCCTTTTCTTCAGTGATGCCCCTTTCTGCTGTAAACTGATTACATCTACAGGGAGcggacaaaataacagaaacactgtaTAATGCTGTATAATGGTCATTTCATGTTGGTCAGCAAATATCCCATTAAGACTCCTTCAGTCGGGGTTAGTGAGTCTTCTCGTGACTGCTGGTCCCCCCTGCTCATGTATTGTA
This window harbors:
- the degs2 gene encoding sphingolipid delta(4)-desaturase/C4-monooxygenase DES2, giving the protein MGKTGGRDDFEWVYNDQPHTSRRKEILAKYPEIKSLMGPDPQLKWVVSGMVLTQLLACYLVRDLSWKWILFWAYAFGGCINHSLTLAIHDISHNVAFGNKLAKWNRWFAMWANLPIGLPYSASFKKYHIDHHRYLGGDQLDVDIPTDIEGWFFCTPARKVLWLFLQPFFYALRPLVVNPKPVCQLEILNAVVQLTVDLIIYYVWGLKPIVYLIAGSILCMGLHPISGHFIAEHYMFLKGHETYSYYGSLNWITFNVGYHMEHHDFPSIPGSKLPQVKQIAAEYYDSLPQHTSWSRVLWDFVFDDSIGPYARIKREYKLNKKE